A DNA window from Flavobacterium sp. contains the following coding sequences:
- a CDS encoding ester cyclase — protein sequence MKINKEEMVRGLTTSEIESITTFYALWGTKQPELLDEICTPDWKDIPLLPNQAKGPKGLQDIIKGLTADFPDIEINILEIFGTHERAGVRAEIVFTHDKELIGIPATNKKVSVAIHEFHYLKDGKITHTWHLEDWFGLLMQSGGFKNNN from the coding sequence ATGAAGATTAACAAAGAAGAAATGGTCAGAGGATTAACAACATCCGAAATAGAATCAATCACAACTTTTTACGCACTTTGGGGAACAAAACAACCTGAATTATTAGATGAAATCTGTACTCCTGACTGGAAAGATATTCCGCTTTTACCTAATCAGGCAAAAGGACCAAAAGGTTTGCAAGATATTATTAAAGGTCTTACCGCTGACTTTCCCGATATAGAAATCAATATTTTAGAGATTTTTGGAACGCATGAACGTGCGGGAGTAAGAGCTGAGATTGTATTTACGCATGATAAGGAATTAATTGGAATACCGGCAACCAACAAAAAAGTATCAGTGGCAATACATGAATTTCATTATTTAAAAGATGGAAAAATAACGCACACCTGGCATTTAGAAGACTGGTTTGGTTTATTAATGCAAAGCGGCGGATTTAAAAACAATAATTAA
- a CDS encoding helix-turn-helix domain-containing protein — translation MARKLIENKDFCSMLHTMNIIGNKWKPIILYLLANKSVRFGKLLFFMEGVSRKVLTDQLRELEDDGFILRQKFGEVPPRVEYSLTEKGKSFLPVLKQMCEWTIKWNPEISFMDCKIVLEAED, via the coding sequence ATGGCACGAAAACTAATTGAGAACAAAGATTTTTGTTCAATGCTTCACACAATGAATATTATTGGCAATAAATGGAAACCAATTATTTTGTATTTACTAGCCAATAAAAGTGTCCGTTTTGGGAAACTGCTTTTCTTTATGGAAGGTGTTTCTAGAAAAGTATTAACCGATCAGCTTCGTGAACTCGAAGATGATGGTTTTATTCTAAGACAGAAATTTGGAGAAGTACCGCCAAGAGTAGAATATTCCTTAACAGAAAAAGGAAAATCTTTTCTTCCGGTTTTGAAACAAATGTGCGAATGGACAATTAAATGGAATCCTGAAATTTCTTTTATGGATTGCAAAATTGTATTAGAAGCAGAAGATTAA
- a CDS encoding TIGR03915 family putative DNA repair protein, with product MTQVIYDSTFEGWLTAVFEIYEQKFEDVVFAKSEVSNTLLFSERYFVETDLQKAKRVLNGLKQKLSSEGFANIYKAFLSEIDKMDETLFQYVKYIFSSAINVEDDLSNSPVLEVRKAAYLTGRESHRMKAFVRFKLTKDNLYYAIVEPDCDVLPLIEKHFTNRYADQRWLIYDAKRKYGIYYDLENTTSVQLEFNANSNSSQFLAEISDDNEEFFQNLWRQFFKSVNIESRKNTKLHLQHMPKRYWKNLTEKIPNLKK from the coding sequence ATGACACAAGTAATTTACGATAGTACTTTTGAAGGCTGGCTGACGGCAGTATTTGAGATTTATGAACAGAAATTCGAAGATGTTGTTTTTGCTAAAAGCGAAGTTTCTAATACATTACTTTTTTCTGAAAGATATTTTGTAGAAACAGATTTACAAAAAGCAAAACGTGTTTTAAACGGATTGAAACAAAAACTTTCATCTGAAGGTTTTGCGAATATTTACAAAGCTTTTTTATCTGAAATTGATAAAATGGATGAAACCTTGTTTCAATATGTAAAGTATATTTTTTCGAGCGCCATAAATGTGGAAGATGATTTGTCTAATTCACCAGTTTTAGAAGTTAGAAAAGCGGCATATTTAACCGGAAGAGAAAGCCATAGAATGAAAGCTTTTGTGCGATTTAAACTAACCAAAGACAATTTGTATTATGCCATCGTCGAACCGGATTGTGATGTTTTGCCTTTAATAGAAAAACATTTTACAAACCGTTATGCTGACCAGCGATGGTTAATTTATGATGCGAAACGCAAATACGGAATTTATTATGATCTCGAAAATACTACTTCGGTACAATTGGAATTTAATGCCAATTCTAATTCGTCTCAATTTTTAGCCGAAATAAGTGATGATAACGAAGAGTTTTTCCAGAATCTTTGGCGACAGTTTTTTAAAAGTGTCAATATCGAATCGAGAAAAAATACAAAACTGCACTTACAGCACATGCCAAAACGGTATTGGAAGAATTTGACGGAGAAAATCCCAAATTTGAAGAAATAA
- a CDS encoding putative DNA modification/repair radical SAM protein codes for MVHERVMEKLAILADAAKYDVSCSSSNSTRKNKNKGLGDASGNGICHAYTEDGRCVSLLKILLTNHCIFDCAYCVSRKSNDIKRAAFTVQEVVDLTIGFYRRNYIEGLFLSSGIFDNPDYTMERLVRIVKKLRLEENFNGYIHLKAIPGASAELLREAGLYADRLSVNVEMPTEKSLKLLAPDKNHIDVIKPMEFLKEEIVGYNEEKKKNYKTPLFAPAGQSTQMVIGATQENDLEILGMSNYFYEKMNMRRVYYSGYVPISYDNRLPVIGTPVPMIRENRLYQADWLLRFYGFNVNEIVGFDQPNLDLDIDPKLGWALRNLDKFPVDVNTADLELILRIPGIGVSGAHKIVAARKFKRLQPEDLQKLGIAYSRSKYFLAFASPFQLQRDLTSIQIKDHILNTQNSKYKNDFSNQLSLF; via the coding sequence ATGGTACACGAAAGAGTGATGGAGAAACTGGCAATTTTAGCCGACGCTGCAAAATATGATGTTTCGTGTTCGTCTAGTAACAGCACCCGAAAAAATAAAAATAAAGGTTTGGGTGATGCCTCAGGAAACGGAATTTGTCACGCATATACTGAAGACGGACGCTGTGTTTCGCTGCTTAAAATTCTATTGACCAATCATTGTATTTTCGACTGTGCGTATTGCGTAAGCAGAAAAAGCAACGATATCAAACGTGCCGCTTTTACGGTTCAGGAAGTGGTAGACTTAACGATTGGTTTTTATAGAAGAAATTATATCGAAGGCTTGTTTTTAAGTTCGGGTATTTTTGACAATCCCGATTATACGATGGAACGTTTAGTTAGAATCGTAAAGAAACTTCGGCTGGAAGAAAATTTCAACGGATATATTCATTTAAAAGCAATTCCGGGCGCGAGTGCTGAATTGCTGAGAGAAGCCGGGCTTTATGCCGATCGTTTAAGTGTAAATGTCGAAATGCCCACAGAAAAAAGTCTTAAACTTCTGGCTCCTGATAAAAACCATATCGATGTAATTAAACCAATGGAATTTCTAAAAGAAGAAATCGTTGGTTATAATGAAGAAAAAAAGAAAAACTACAAAACACCGCTTTTTGCTCCGGCCGGGCAAAGTACGCAAATGGTAATTGGTGCAACTCAGGAAAATGATTTGGAAATCCTCGGTATGTCTAATTATTTCTATGAAAAGATGAACATGCGTCGGGTTTATTATTCGGGATATGTGCCAATAAGTTATGATAATCGACTTCCGGTAATTGGAACGCCTGTACCAATGATTCGCGAAAATCGGTTGTATCAGGCCGATTGGCTTTTGCGTTTTTACGGATTTAATGTCAACGAAATTGTAGGTTTCGATCAGCCGAATCTTGATTTGGATATTGACCCAAAACTCGGCTGGGCTTTGCGAAATCTGGATAAATTTCCGGTTGATGTCAATACGGCCGATTTAGAATTAATTCTGAGAATTCCCGGAATTGGCGTTTCAGGTGCTCACAAGATTGTTGCTGCCCGAAAGTTTAAAAGATTACAGCCCGAAGATCTGCAAAAATTAGGAATTGCGTACAGCAGGTCAAAATACTTTTTGGCTTTTGCTTCGCCATTTCAGTTACAGCGGGATTTGACTTCCATTCAAATAAAAGATCATATTCTAAATACGCAGAATAGCAAATACAAAAACGATTTTTCGAATCAGCTTTCTTTATTTTAA
- a CDS encoding nucleosidase: MIQINADQSFAIEDILFSFALESEAAEVFKNCNTLITGIGKVNAAYELSKAIQKKKPSIIINLGSAGSSCFQKGDVICCTKFVQRDMDVRGLGFAHYETPLSGLPPVLQYGLKMDGLQEGICGTGDNFEMGHCSDAYNVVDMEAYALAMIAMKENIPFLCLKYISDGADDNAAEDWTVQVHKAAVAYGKILGLNKEDVLA; encoded by the coding sequence ATGATACAAATTAACGCAGACCAATCTTTTGCTATTGAAGATATATTATTCTCTTTTGCCCTTGAATCTGAAGCTGCAGAAGTTTTTAAAAACTGTAATACCTTAATTACCGGAATCGGAAAAGTCAACGCCGCTTATGAATTGTCAAAAGCAATACAAAAGAAAAAGCCTTCAATAATCATAAATTTAGGATCGGCGGGTAGCAGTTGTTTTCAAAAAGGAGACGTGATTTGCTGTACAAAATTTGTGCAGAGAGATATGGATGTTCGTGGTTTAGGTTTTGCACATTATGAAACCCCATTGTCTGGACTTCCTCCAGTTCTGCAATATGGTTTAAAAATGGACGGTTTGCAGGAAGGTATTTGCGGAACCGGCGATAATTTTGAAATGGGACATTGCTCTGACGCTTATAATGTTGTCGATATGGAAGCGTATGCTCTCGCCATGATTGCCATGAAAGAGAATATTCCGTTTTTATGTCTTAAATATATTTCTGATGGTGCAGACGATAATGCCGCCGAAGACTGGACAGTTCAGGTGCACAAAGCTGCTGTTGCTTATGGTAAAATTTTAGGATTGAATAAAGAAGATGTTTTAGCTTAG
- a CDS encoding DUF6642 family protein: MDNEKFIFCLEGVQDVDTVTTTDVVKNLEEIAFDQGIASIYKTCDTIEGLEESLNTLLYDDHNFKDYEIIYLVMPGQENNICLHDYYYSLEEIAELFEGKMKGKIIHFANKKRLDLNEEEAQYFLDITGARAISGYGSTYNKIASCSTIDKAFFSLYQENDDLTEVVEDLFQKHYALCKLLDFRLYY, from the coding sequence ATGGATAATGAAAAATTTATTTTCTGCCTCGAAGGCGTTCAGGATGTAGATACCGTTACGACTACAGATGTGGTTAAAAATCTGGAAGAAATTGCTTTTGATCAGGGCATTGCGAGTATTTACAAAACCTGCGATACAATTGAAGGTTTAGAAGAAAGTTTGAATACCCTGCTTTATGATGATCATAATTTTAAGGATTATGAAATCATTTATTTGGTAATGCCGGGGCAGGAAAATAATATCTGCCTTCATGATTATTATTACAGTCTTGAAGAAATAGCCGAGCTTTTTGAGGGAAAAATGAAAGGAAAAATTATTCATTTTGCCAATAAAAAACGCCTTGACCTCAACGAAGAAGAAGCCCAATATTTTCTAGACATTACCGGCGCACGTGCCATTTCTGGTTATGGCTCAACTTATAATAAAATTGCCAGCTGCAGTACAATCGATAAAGCGTTTTTTAGTTTGTATCAGGAAAACGATGATCTTACCGAAGTGGTTGAAGACTTGTTTCAAAAACATTATGCACTTTGCAAATTGCTTGATTTTAGATTGTATTATTAA
- a CDS encoding helix-turn-helix domain-containing protein: MSAKTAEKIKTYSTTGFREKFLGEDNPIHLLFKSNSDHFFCLEIEEIMQMQHPVPPCKHSCHTLIFISSGQHVMKLGYQEYTTTDNEIIVVPAGQIFSLENVNNIHKGYICQFHPDILIQKYGSREMINEFDFMKISGNPKVTLTPEDVPNITAILSRLQKEYSETSTANLNIVQSYLITLFYEMNKYSVKTSKSISAAEAITNKFKELIHQNIKTHHLVQYYASLLNVTPNHLNKSVRTVTGKSAAKWIDETILLEAKYLLFQTTLSVSEIAIQVGHEDQSYFSRFFKKHEGISPIQYRKMIDKS; the protein is encoded by the coding sequence ATGAGTGCAAAGACGGCTGAAAAAATAAAAACCTACAGTACAACAGGATTTAGAGAAAAGTTTTTGGGAGAAGACAATCCGATTCATTTGCTTTTCAAGTCAAATTCTGATCATTTTTTCTGTCTGGAAATTGAAGAAATAATGCAGATGCAGCATCCGGTTCCACCATGCAAACATTCTTGCCATACTTTAATTTTTATTTCTTCGGGCCAGCATGTTATGAAATTAGGTTATCAGGAATATACCACTACTGATAACGAAATTATTGTGGTTCCGGCGGGTCAGATTTTTTCTCTCGAAAACGTCAACAACATTCACAAAGGCTATATATGTCAGTTTCATCCGGATATTTTAATTCAGAAATATGGCAGCCGCGAAATGATTAATGAATTTGATTTCATGAAAATTTCCGGTAATCCGAAAGTTACTTTAACGCCTGAAGATGTTCCGAATATTACGGCTATTTTGAGCCGTCTTCAAAAAGAATATTCTGAAACCTCAACCGCAAACCTGAATATTGTTCAGTCGTATTTGATTACTTTGTTTTACGAAATGAATAAATATTCGGTTAAAACTTCTAAAAGTATTTCGGCTGCTGAGGCTATTACCAATAAGTTTAAAGAATTAATTCATCAGAATATCAAAACCCATCATTTGGTTCAATATTATGCTTCGCTGCTGAATGTTACGCCTAATCATTTGAATAAATCGGTTCGAACGGTTACGGGTAAATCAGCTGCGAAATGGATTGACGAGACCATATTGCTTGAAGCTAAATATTTACTTTTTCAAACTACACTTTCTGTAAGTGAAATCGCAATTCAGGTAGGCCACGAAGACCAATCGTACTTTAGTCGTTTCTTTAAAAAGCATGAAGGAATTAGTCCTATTCAATACCGAAAAATGATTGATAAGTCCTAA
- a CDS encoding DUF5123 domain-containing protein: MKTKYILKGLIAGVLLTALISGCESYNEGVIDTLNVSREFSPIGLTAKVRNQTTVELNWTIKEDEDADHYVVEFSADDAEFKTIYKTINVTAAELPIQVPLEGETVYSIRVKAVSSTGLADSKWSVVTATTLTEQLFSAVQDADVEAKQVTLRWTPNSAVTQITVEPGAITHTITAAEKTAGVAVVTGLTGETSYTATLLNGSKKRGVVTFTTGIDIGTGILVKPEDDLNAKITEAASGAILVLMPGDYQVFKGEIALNKSITIRGLRTSDKPKLYVKFTVNAGTSNLSLIDLDLDGTGMDNAAVITISGASTTYGDILISSSKVHDYTRALIAANASASKVTSFTVDNSIVKNVNTNAGADFIDFRNTYAASIVLKNSTFDTCSTGRDFVRADAVAPANGFSGTGLTTNVLIDSCTLYNVSNTAAPKRILYVRFASNASTVKNTLIAGTTAIYTNQNGTTAPTFSKNYYYNAPSFMDATINLNKIDVSGTTADPQFVNAAGGDFTVKNQTLIDNQIGDPRWLD, from the coding sequence ATGAAAACAAAATATATACTAAAAGGATTAATAGCTGGAGTATTACTAACAGCTCTTATATCTGGTTGCGAAAGTTATAACGAAGGCGTTATTGACACCTTAAATGTCAGCAGAGAATTTTCTCCAATAGGCTTAACAGCAAAAGTGAGAAACCAGACTACAGTTGAGTTAAACTGGACTATAAAAGAAGACGAAGATGCAGATCATTATGTTGTAGAATTTAGTGCAGATGATGCTGAATTTAAAACCATTTATAAAACCATAAATGTAACGGCTGCAGAGTTGCCAATTCAGGTGCCATTAGAAGGAGAAACTGTTTATTCAATTAGGGTAAAAGCAGTTAGCTCGACTGGTTTAGCAGATTCTAAATGGTCTGTCGTTACAGCGACAACATTAACAGAACAATTGTTTTCAGCAGTTCAGGATGCTGATGTTGAGGCTAAACAAGTTACTTTAAGATGGACTCCAAATAGTGCTGTAACACAAATTACTGTTGAGCCGGGCGCCATTACTCATACTATTACAGCTGCAGAAAAAACGGCTGGAGTTGCAGTCGTAACAGGACTTACAGGCGAAACGTCTTATACCGCAACTTTATTAAACGGATCTAAGAAAAGAGGCGTAGTAACTTTTACGACAGGAATTGATATTGGAACTGGAATTTTGGTTAAACCAGAAGATGATTTAAATGCTAAAATAACAGAAGCAGCTTCTGGTGCAATATTAGTTTTAATGCCGGGAGATTATCAGGTATTTAAAGGAGAAATTGCTTTAAATAAATCAATTACGATAAGAGGTTTACGTACTTCGGATAAACCAAAATTGTATGTAAAATTTACGGTAAATGCCGGAACTTCAAATTTATCATTAATTGATTTGGATTTAGACGGAACCGGAATGGACAATGCAGCTGTAATTACCATTTCCGGAGCAAGTACAACGTATGGTGATATTTTAATCAGTAGCAGTAAAGTACATGATTACACACGTGCCTTAATCGCAGCAAACGCAAGCGCATCTAAAGTAACTTCGTTTACAGTAGATAATAGTATCGTTAAAAACGTAAATACAAACGCGGGTGCAGATTTTATCGATTTCAGAAATACATACGCAGCAAGCATAGTACTTAAAAACAGCACATTTGATACCTGTTCAACAGGACGTGATTTTGTTCGTGCAGATGCTGTAGCTCCTGCAAATGGATTCTCTGGAACTGGTTTAACAACAAATGTATTAATCGATAGCTGTACATTGTATAATGTTTCAAATACTGCAGCTCCAAAAAGAATTTTATACGTTCGTTTTGCAAGCAATGCTTCAACAGTAAAAAACACTTTAATAGCTGGAACAACTGCAATTTATACGAATCAAAACGGAACTACGGCTCCAACATTTAGTAAAAACTACTATTACAATGCACCAAGTTTTATGGATGCGACAATCAACTTAAATAAAATTGATGTATCTGGAACAACAGCTGATCCGCAATTTGTAAATGCAGCCGGAGGTGATTTTACAGTTAAAAATCAAACCCTGATCGACAACCAAATTGGAGATCCTCGCTGGTTAGATTAA
- a CDS encoding RagB/SusD family nutrient uptake outer membrane protein, which yields MKHKILIAGLILASIFTSCSDDYLDAPAQSTLDESVIFSSPDLAAGAIDGIKIPFAETNSYRGRFLPFYGLNTDTEWYNSSQTVSDASDLCTYDAKANNSQMNTTNNAWAMMYSGIERANICIRGLRAYGNPTPGSELGYLLGEALTLRAIYYADLVKAWGDVPYRFEPLNNNNLYVAKTSRDEIYKQLLADLGEAATLVPWPGETTATSSVERINKAFVKGFRARLAMAASGYQQYPDGVRRSTDPQLSVANMYALALSECRSVIASGSAHLESSFETFWKKYNQEYLVAGGESLWELPFSEGRGRMLFTFAVRHTTNDQFHANGANRGGTAGPLPIVFYDYDQADTRRDVTCVPYKYGTAVNNIAKQELGALNTWYFGKYRYEWMTRFVTSTNDDGVNKIYMRYAEVLLIAAEAANELEGPSAAAPYLKEIRQRAFPTAVHATKVDAYVNALTSKTAMFNALVEENKFEFTGEMERKQALIRWNLLKTKLDEAKVKMTNLSQRSGEYATVPTTLYYKYKTDNVSLDIYGLNRGETTNPGADYTSFAWTWTGAAADTKISTLYKAGANPDNRQFWPIWQVFIDGSNGKLVNDYGY from the coding sequence ATGAAACATAAGATATTAATAGCAGGATTAATTTTAGCGAGTATTTTTACTTCCTGTTCAGACGATTATTTAGACGCTCCGGCACAATCAACCTTAGATGAATCAGTTATTTTTTCAAGCCCTGATTTAGCGGCAGGAGCCATTGACGGAATTAAAATTCCGTTTGCAGAAACCAATTCATACAGAGGTCGTTTTCTTCCTTTTTATGGATTGAATACAGATACAGAATGGTACAACTCTTCGCAGACGGTAAGTGATGCATCTGATTTATGTACATATGATGCAAAAGCAAATAATTCGCAGATGAATACCACAAACAATGCCTGGGCCATGATGTATTCAGGTATAGAACGTGCCAATATCTGCATTCGCGGTTTACGTGCTTACGGAAACCCAACTCCGGGTTCAGAATTAGGCTATTTACTTGGTGAAGCCTTAACATTAAGAGCCATTTATTATGCCGATTTAGTAAAAGCATGGGGAGATGTTCCGTACCGATTTGAACCCTTAAACAATAATAACTTGTATGTTGCCAAAACCAGCCGTGATGAAATCTACAAACAGCTTTTGGCCGATTTAGGAGAAGCTGCCACATTAGTGCCATGGCCGGGAGAAACAACAGCAACAAGTAGTGTAGAAAGAATCAATAAAGCTTTCGTAAAAGGATTCCGTGCACGTTTAGCAATGGCGGCCAGCGGTTATCAGCAATATCCTGACGGAGTTAGAAGAAGTACAGATCCGCAGCTTTCAGTAGCCAATATGTACGCATTGGCTTTATCAGAATGCCGCTCAGTAATTGCCAGCGGATCTGCACATTTAGAATCTTCTTTTGAAACATTCTGGAAAAAATACAATCAGGAATATTTAGTAGCAGGAGGAGAATCTCTTTGGGAACTTCCATTTTCAGAAGGCCGCGGGCGTATGTTATTTACGTTTGCCGTTCGTCATACAACAAATGACCAGTTTCATGCCAATGGAGCAAACCGTGGAGGAACTGCAGGACCGCTTCCAATTGTTTTTTATGATTACGATCAGGCTGATACAAGAAGAGATGTAACCTGCGTTCCTTACAAATACGGAACAGCAGTAAACAATATTGCGAAACAAGAATTAGGAGCTTTAAATACTTGGTATTTTGGAAAATACCGTTACGAATGGATGACGCGTTTTGTAACGTCAACAAACGACGATGGTGTAAACAAAATTTATATGCGTTATGCAGAAGTTCTTTTAATTGCAGCAGAAGCAGCAAACGAGTTAGAGGGCCCAAGTGCGGCAGCACCATATTTAAAAGAAATTCGCCAAAGAGCATTCCCAACAGCAGTTCATGCCACAAAAGTAGATGCTTACGTAAATGCTTTAACAAGCAAAACAGCTATGTTTAATGCGCTTGTAGAAGAAAATAAATTTGAGTTTACAGGAGAAATGGAACGCAAACAAGCGCTTATTCGCTGGAATCTTCTAAAAACAAAATTAGACGAAGCCAAAGTCAAAATGACAAACTTATCGCAGCGTTCGGGAGAATATGCGACAGTACCAACAACCTTATATTATAAATATAAAACGGATAATGTGAGTCTGGATATTTACGGATTAAACCGTGGAGAAACTACAAATCCGGGTGCAGATTATACCTCATTCGCATGGACATGGACAGGAGCTGCTGCCGATACAAAAATCAGTACTTTGTATAAAGCCGGAGCAAATCCTGATAACAGACAATTCTGGCCAATCTGGCAGGTGTTTATTGACGGAAGTAACGGTAAACTAGTTAACGATTACGGTTATTAA